One genomic region from Sciurus carolinensis chromosome 2, mSciCar1.2, whole genome shotgun sequence encodes:
- the Lrp10 gene encoding low-density lipoprotein receptor-related protein 10 isoform X1, with protein sequence MLPAVLFPLLLGGALAHPDLNIFPNPACENPPALLLEVQGTLERPLGQDSRNSPANCTWLILGSKEQTVTVRFQKLHLACGSERLILSSPLQPLISLCEAPSSPLQLPGGNVTITYSYAGARAPMGQGFLLSYSQDWLMCLQEEFQCLNHRCVPAAQRCNGVDACGDGSDEAGCSSDPFPSLTPVPTPTLPCNLTLEDFYGVFSSPGYSHLASVSHPQSCLWLLDPHDGRRLAVRFTALDLGYGDAVHVYDGAGPPETPRLLRSLTHFSNGKAVTVETLSGQAVVAYHTVAWSNGRGFNATYHVRGYCLPWDRPCGLGSGLGAGENLGERCYSEAQRCDGSWDCADGTDEEDCPSCPPGHFPCGAAGTPGATACYLPADRCNYQTFCADGADERRCRHCQPGNFRCRDEKCVYETWVCDGQPDCADGSDEWDCSYALPRKVITAAVIGSLVCGLLLVIALGCTCRLYAIRTQEYSIFAPLSRMEAEIVQQQAPPSYGQLIAQGAIPPVEDFPTENPNDNSVLGNLRSLLQILRQDMTPGGASGGRRRQRGRSVRRLVRRLRRWGLLPRTNPSARAPETRSQVTPPAASLEALDGSAGVAREGGAVGGQDGEQAPPLPVKSPLPSTSTSPALPSVPEAQGPLPSVPLEPSVLSGVVHALRGRLLPSLWPQGPTWTPPGPHSAVLAPEDEDDVLLMPLVEPGVWVVEAEDEPLLA encoded by the exons ATGCTGCCTGCtgtcctcttccccctcctccttg GAGGCGCTCTGGCGCATCCAGATCTGAACATTTTCCCAAATCCTG CTTGTGAGAACCCTCCTGCACTGCTTTTGGAAGTGCAAGGCACCTTAGAGAGGCCCCTGGGCCAGGACAGCCGCAACTCCCCTGCCAACTGCACCTGGCTCATCCTGGGTAGCAAGGAGCAGACGGTAACAGTCAG GTTCCAGAAGCTGCACCTGGCCTGTGGCTCAGAGCGCTTAATCTTGAGCTCCCCTCTCCAACCACTGATCTCCCTGTGTGAGGCACCTTCCAGCCCTCTTCAGCTGCCAGGGGGCAATGTCACCATCACTTACAGCTATGCCGGGGCCAGAGCACCCATGGGCCAGGGGTTCCTGCTCTCCTATAGCCAAG ATTGGCTGATGTGCCTGCAGGAAGAATTCCAGTGCCTGAACCACCGCTGTGTACCTGCTGCCCAGCGCTGTAATGGAGTTGATGCCTGTGGTGATGGCTCTGATGAGGCAGGCTGCAGCTCGGACCCATTCCCTAGCCTGACcccagtccccacccccaccctgccctgcaaTCTCACCTTAGAGGACTTCTATGGGGTCTTCTCCTCCCCTGGCTATTCACACCTGGCCTCAGTCTCTCACCCCCAGTCCTGCCTGTGGTTGCTGGACCCCCATGATGGCCGGCGGCTAGCAGTGCGCTTCACAGCCCTGGACTTGGGCTATGGAGATGCAGTGCACGTGTATGATGGCGCTGGGCCCCCGGAGACCCCTCGGCTGCTACGCAGTCTCACTCACTTCAGCAATGGCAAGGCTGTCACTGTGGAGACACTGTCTGGTCAGGCTGTTGTGGCCTACCACACAGTTGCTTGGAGCAACGGCCGGGGCTTCAATGCTACCTACCATGTGCGGGGCTACTGCTTGCCTTGGGATCGGCCATGCGGCCTGGGGTCAGGCCTGGGGGCTGGTGAAAACCTAGGTGAGCGCTGCTATAGTGAGGCCCAGCGCTGCGATGGCTCGTGGGACTGTGCCGATGGTACAGATGAGGAGGACTGTCCTAGCTGCCCACCTGGACATTTCCCCTGCGGGGCTGCTGGCACTCCAGGTGCCACAGCCTGCTACCTACCTGCCGACCGCTGCAACTACCAGACATTCTGTGCTGATGGGGCAGACGAGAGACGCTGCCGGCACTGCCAGCCTGGCAACTTCCGATGCCGGGACGAGAAGTGTGTTTATGAGACATGGGTATGCGACGGGCAGCCGGACTGTGCCGATGGCAGCGATGAGTGGGACTGCTCCTATGCCCTGCCCCGCAAGGTCATCACAGCTGCAGTCATTGGCAGTCTAGTGTGCGGCCTGCTGCTGGTCATCGCCCTGGGCTGCACCTGCAGGCTCTATGCCATTCGCACCCAGGAGTACAG cATCTTTGCCCCCCTCTCCCGAATGGAGGCTGAGATTGTGCAACAACAGGCACCCCCCTCCTATGGGCAGCTCATTGCCCAGGGTGCCATCCCACCTGTAGAAGACTTCCCTACAGAGAACCCTAATGAT AACTCAGTGCTGGGCAATCTGCGTTCTCTGCTACAGATTTTGCGCCAGGATATGACTCCAGGAGGTGCCTCAGGTGGTCGCCGCCGCCAGCGGGGCCGCTCAGTGCGTCGTCTTGTTCGCCGCCTCCGCCGCTGGGGCCTACTTCCCCGAACCAACCCCTCAGCTCGGGCCCCTGAGACCAGGTCCCAGGTCACACCTCCTGCTGCTTCTCTTGAGGCCCTGGATGGCAGCGCAGGTGTAGCCCGTGAAGGTGGGGCAGTGGGTGGGCAGGATGGGGAGCAGGCCCCCCCACTGCCTGTCAAGTCCCCCCTCCCATCTACcagcacatctccagccctccctTCTGTCCCCGAGGCCCAGGGGCCACTGCCCTCAGTCCCCCTGGAGCCATCAGTATTGTCTGGAGTGGTGCATGCCCTGCGAGGCCGCCTCCTGCCCAGCCTGTGGCCCCAAGGACCAACCTGGACTCCACCTGGACCCCACTCAGCAGTCCTGGCCCCAGAGGATGAGGATGATGTGTTATTGATGCCACTAGTTGAACCAGGGGTCTGGGTGGTGGAGGCAGAGGATGAACCACTGCTTGCCTGA
- the Lrp10 gene encoding low-density lipoprotein receptor-related protein 10 isoform X2 — translation MGQGFLLSYSQDWLMCLQEEFQCLNHRCVPAAQRCNGVDACGDGSDEAGCSSDPFPSLTPVPTPTLPCNLTLEDFYGVFSSPGYSHLASVSHPQSCLWLLDPHDGRRLAVRFTALDLGYGDAVHVYDGAGPPETPRLLRSLTHFSNGKAVTVETLSGQAVVAYHTVAWSNGRGFNATYHVRGYCLPWDRPCGLGSGLGAGENLGERCYSEAQRCDGSWDCADGTDEEDCPSCPPGHFPCGAAGTPGATACYLPADRCNYQTFCADGADERRCRHCQPGNFRCRDEKCVYETWVCDGQPDCADGSDEWDCSYALPRKVITAAVIGSLVCGLLLVIALGCTCRLYAIRTQEYSIFAPLSRMEAEIVQQQAPPSYGQLIAQGAIPPVEDFPTENPNDNSVLGNLRSLLQILRQDMTPGGASGGRRRQRGRSVRRLVRRLRRWGLLPRTNPSARAPETRSQVTPPAASLEALDGSAGVAREGGAVGGQDGEQAPPLPVKSPLPSTSTSPALPSVPEAQGPLPSVPLEPSVLSGVVHALRGRLLPSLWPQGPTWTPPGPHSAVLAPEDEDDVLLMPLVEPGVWVVEAEDEPLLA, via the exons ATGGGCCAGGGGTTCCTGCTCTCCTATAGCCAAG ATTGGCTGATGTGCCTGCAGGAAGAATTCCAGTGCCTGAACCACCGCTGTGTACCTGCTGCCCAGCGCTGTAATGGAGTTGATGCCTGTGGTGATGGCTCTGATGAGGCAGGCTGCAGCTCGGACCCATTCCCTAGCCTGACcccagtccccacccccaccctgccctgcaaTCTCACCTTAGAGGACTTCTATGGGGTCTTCTCCTCCCCTGGCTATTCACACCTGGCCTCAGTCTCTCACCCCCAGTCCTGCCTGTGGTTGCTGGACCCCCATGATGGCCGGCGGCTAGCAGTGCGCTTCACAGCCCTGGACTTGGGCTATGGAGATGCAGTGCACGTGTATGATGGCGCTGGGCCCCCGGAGACCCCTCGGCTGCTACGCAGTCTCACTCACTTCAGCAATGGCAAGGCTGTCACTGTGGAGACACTGTCTGGTCAGGCTGTTGTGGCCTACCACACAGTTGCTTGGAGCAACGGCCGGGGCTTCAATGCTACCTACCATGTGCGGGGCTACTGCTTGCCTTGGGATCGGCCATGCGGCCTGGGGTCAGGCCTGGGGGCTGGTGAAAACCTAGGTGAGCGCTGCTATAGTGAGGCCCAGCGCTGCGATGGCTCGTGGGACTGTGCCGATGGTACAGATGAGGAGGACTGTCCTAGCTGCCCACCTGGACATTTCCCCTGCGGGGCTGCTGGCACTCCAGGTGCCACAGCCTGCTACCTACCTGCCGACCGCTGCAACTACCAGACATTCTGTGCTGATGGGGCAGACGAGAGACGCTGCCGGCACTGCCAGCCTGGCAACTTCCGATGCCGGGACGAGAAGTGTGTTTATGAGACATGGGTATGCGACGGGCAGCCGGACTGTGCCGATGGCAGCGATGAGTGGGACTGCTCCTATGCCCTGCCCCGCAAGGTCATCACAGCTGCAGTCATTGGCAGTCTAGTGTGCGGCCTGCTGCTGGTCATCGCCCTGGGCTGCACCTGCAGGCTCTATGCCATTCGCACCCAGGAGTACAG cATCTTTGCCCCCCTCTCCCGAATGGAGGCTGAGATTGTGCAACAACAGGCACCCCCCTCCTATGGGCAGCTCATTGCCCAGGGTGCCATCCCACCTGTAGAAGACTTCCCTACAGAGAACCCTAATGAT AACTCAGTGCTGGGCAATCTGCGTTCTCTGCTACAGATTTTGCGCCAGGATATGACTCCAGGAGGTGCCTCAGGTGGTCGCCGCCGCCAGCGGGGCCGCTCAGTGCGTCGTCTTGTTCGCCGCCTCCGCCGCTGGGGCCTACTTCCCCGAACCAACCCCTCAGCTCGGGCCCCTGAGACCAGGTCCCAGGTCACACCTCCTGCTGCTTCTCTTGAGGCCCTGGATGGCAGCGCAGGTGTAGCCCGTGAAGGTGGGGCAGTGGGTGGGCAGGATGGGGAGCAGGCCCCCCCACTGCCTGTCAAGTCCCCCCTCCCATCTACcagcacatctccagccctccctTCTGTCCCCGAGGCCCAGGGGCCACTGCCCTCAGTCCCCCTGGAGCCATCAGTATTGTCTGGAGTGGTGCATGCCCTGCGAGGCCGCCTCCTGCCCAGCCTGTGGCCCCAAGGACCAACCTGGACTCCACCTGGACCCCACTCAGCAGTCCTGGCCCCAGAGGATGAGGATGATGTGTTATTGATGCCACTAGTTGAACCAGGGGTCTGGGTGGTGGAGGCAGAGGATGAACCACTGCTTGCCTGA